Genomic segment of Mytilus edulis chromosome 12, xbMytEdul2.2, whole genome shotgun sequence:
CGTAAATCATTGGTATAACTGAATCCATTAGATCGGCGGATATGTAACATTCCATTCCGGGAACATTCGGAATTCTAGTTTCCACTTCCACGGAACCGTAAATGAATATAATCGGAACGGCCATGATGAGGGCAACAAAAACGACCACCCAGCACATTATCAATGTCCCTTTTCCTGAAAGTTGCTTTTTGAACGGAATACAAATTTTCCGGTAGCGGTCAATTGCAATCAAGTTCAATACAAATATCGATGCCAAAATTGTAAACGTCAGCGCGAAACTTAACCCTTTACAAACGCCATTCCAGACAAAAGTTAGAGGGTATATCATGTCCAAAATATGATACGGCATCCCAAACAGGCATGTCAGCAGATCAAAAATAGCAAGACTTAGTATGAAGATTCTTGATGTACTCCGTTTGAATCGAAATTTGTAAACATAGATCACCAGAGAGTTTCCGAATACCCCTATGATCATTAGGATAATAAGATAAATTGTCACTGGTGTCAGAGCTTTGGCTAAATTGTAGTTCTCCCACTGGAGCAGCGCATTCTTATCAATATTCCCGTCTGTTCCATTAAATCCGAGAGTGGTGTTGAATTGACCCTTTAAAAAGGCAGTTGACTTGACCAGCAGAACTGTTGACTCGTCCAGCAGAACCGTTGACTCGATGATTGCACTTAATGTTGTTTCGTCACGTGCATTTGTTCCCATTATTTTGTTAATTACTGGAACTGCAATATCAATAGTCGTAAATCCTGTTTCTGTCGTTGTTAATGAACTTGTCGATTCTTTTGTTGAATATGAACTTATTAGGTCTGACGTTATAATTGAACTTGTTGAGTCTGTCGTTGACAGCAGAATCGTGTTATTGGATGTTGAATTCTTCATGTTCTTTACTGTACTTTACATTTGGCAACTATGAATTTTTCCTGATCTTTACTGTTTTTTACACTTGGCTACTATGAATTTTAGGGATGAAAATGTCCGTTTTAAAGTGGTTTACTTCTTATAAACAATTCAAGTACCACcatgataaaaacaataagtGGCGGAAACTATTAATTGATGATAACAATGATTTTGCGCAATTTAGTACTTTCTAAGTATAATGGAATTTCGAAATATACTATGTGCTTCaccttataaataataaaatacttaGTGAAGGACATCTTTAGTAAAATGTAATACAACCTTCTATATTCATGTTCTTTTTTCCAGCGGTGTATTCAAGTAGCGCAAAAGGGATACACATTACTTTGGATTGGAAATTATATCATtgttcatagataaaaaaaaaaaaaacggcaagATCCGTATCTATTTTCTTTAAAGAAGTTTTCTGTTAATCTGTTATTCTGGTTTATGTGATcgtttgatttattttgttaGCCGGGCTGCAAAGTTAGAACAGTTTATTGAAATATAATTCCACTAAATTCAATAATTATGTTGTTGGTCAATATATTCTTCATTTCGATATATGTCTCTTATATACCGATGCGTGTGCCTTTTTGAACTAGGAGGTTCTTGTCAAAGCATTAACTCGAACTTTCCTTAAATTCTTCTTTGTTAAATGCAGACATTATTGAAAATTAAGGTTACAACTGCCTCGGGTTCAGGTGAACTTAAGTGGATTTAGCTTTGTTTTTTATGTTCCCTTTGGTCATTTAGCTTCTTAAGTATTCAAGTTGCTATAAATCCTTTGACAATTGTGCATTAAAACAAATCCAGAAAAATGATTCGGCTTCAAAGAAATATACAGTATCATTTCCATTTCCCGTCTTTGCCAGTCTTATAGAAAATTGTGTAGTGAGACAATGCAATCTTTGTAATTTAGTACGGAGTATCTAATTCACCTTTTTCTTAACGTCTTTGGTAAATTAAATTCCacatttgtttgaatattttagtCAGATGTGGTCTATGTCTGTGGTGTTTTTTACAGAGTGTTGGCTGCTGGATCCTAATTATTGGCGCATTTAACTATTATGTATGTTTCTGTTGCTCTGCAAGATTCGTTAACATAAAGGAACTTTAAACAACTGCCATAcgagtgagaggttaagctaggtataaaaccaggttcaaccaactaTTTTAAAGGAAAATGTCTGTGTCCATTTAGGAATATGCCAGTTTTTAAATGGTTCAGTTGATTGAAGAAGAGGGGAGAAAGGtaccagagggacactcaaactcatagatcgaaaataaactgaaaacgctatggctaaaaaataaaaagacaaacaaacaaataatagtacttaagacacaacata
This window contains:
- the LOC139497214 gene encoding cholecystokinin receptor type A-like translates to MKNSTSNNTILLSTTDSTSSIITSDLISSYSTKESTSSLTTTETGFTTIDIAVPVINKIMGTNARDETTLSAIIESTVLLDESTVLLVKSTAFLKGQFNTTLGFNGTDGNIDKNALLQWENYNLAKALTPVTIYLIILMIIGVFGNSLVIYVYKFRFKRSTSRIFILSLAIFDLLTCLFGMPYHILDMIYPLTFVWNGVCKGLSFALTFTILASIFVLNLIAIDRYRKICIPFKKQLSGKGTLIMCWVVVFVALIMAVPIIFIYGSVEVETRIPNVPGMECYISADLMDSVIPMIYDATNILIFVVTVFLLSGLYIKVGIVVWERKQFHEIVRNASKHSTTSGTSTPETMVFQMHALNDEAKLGVQLKKSNSDNAVQLYNTKTPIYKQPSIDSSRMSPTIRKKEKNAQQKQMKRLMSELSTVSGDETNTTGKSASVSNKKQMRTIRITAMLFIITLIFIVSFLPYLTIQIMNGLDGNFWNDMSITELILVHLLMRTYFINNMINPIVYWFLDKKFKQEVRKFFRDISKCKWSKTFKPGNRSLTS